In the genome of Limnobaculum zhutongyuii, one region contains:
- the rimI gene encoding ribosomal protein S18-alanine N-acetyltransferase — protein sequence MNTISFLKPDDLPEVWQIEQASHAFPWTEKTLNSNQGDRYLNLKLSVDNTIAAFAITQVVLDEATLFNIAVHPDFQRRGLGRELLQHLIDALIQRDVMTLWLEVRASNLAAIELYRAFDFNEVTVRKGYYPAAEGREDAVIMALTL from the coding sequence ATGAATACCATTTCCTTCCTCAAGCCGGATGATTTACCGGAAGTCTGGCAGATTGAACAGGCAAGCCATGCTTTTCCCTGGACAGAAAAAACGCTAAACAGTAATCAGGGAGATCGCTACCTGAATCTGAAACTAAGCGTTGATAATACTATTGCTGCTTTTGCCATCACTCAAGTGGTGCTTGATGAAGCAACGCTATTTAATATTGCGGTTCATCCTGATTTTCAGCGTCGAGGCCTGGGGCGAGAGCTTTTGCAACATCTGATCGATGCGCTAATTCAACGGGACGTTATGACGTTATGGCTGGAAGTTCGGGCATCCAATCTGGCGGCTATTGAACTGTATCGTGCGTTTGATTTTAATGAAGTGACGGTGAGAAAAGGTTATTACCCGGCGGCAGAGGGGCGGGAAGATGCGGTGATTATGGCGTTAACGCTGTAG
- the ridA gene encoding 2-iminobutanoate/2-iminopropanoate deaminase → MSHIINTDKAPAAIGPYVQGVDLGSMIITSGQLPIDPKTGAFPEDVAAQARQSLENVKAIVEAAGLKVADIVKTTVFVKDLNDFGTVNAAYEAFFKENNAPSFPARSCVEVARLPKDAKIEIEVIAVRR, encoded by the coding sequence ATGTCCCACATTATTAATACTGACAAAGCACCAGCGGCAATTGGTCCGTACGTACAGGGCGTAGATTTAGGCAGTATGATTATCACTTCTGGTCAACTTCCTATCGATCCTAAAACAGGTGCATTTCCTGAGGATGTAGCCGCTCAGGCTCGTCAGTCTTTAGAAAACGTAAAAGCGATTGTTGAAGCTGCGGGTCTGAAAGTGGCTGATATTGTAAAAACCACCGTATTCGTTAAAGATTTAAATGATTTCGGCACGGTTAATGCGGCGTATGAAGCCTTCTTTAAAGAGAATAACGCACCATCATTCCCGGCACGTTCTTGTGTAGAAGTGGCCCGTTTACCAAAAGATGCAAAAATAGAAATCGAAGTGATTGCCGTTCGTCGCTAA
- a CDS encoding TatD family hydrolase has protein sequence MTPVFIDTHCHFDFPPFVHHEQESLTLAAESGVERIIVPAVTSEMFDGIVQLTRQFPAIYGALGLHPLYIDSHREEGLQQLAQRLEQNDGKIIAVGEIGLDDYMETPQSERQLWLLSEQLKLAKRFDLPVILHSRRTHDKLASVLKQHPLPRTGVVHGFSGSLSQAQAFIRLGYSIGVGGVITYERAQKTRKVMAQLPLTSLVLETDAPDMPLSGFQGQPNRPERVKLVFEQLCQLRSEPASEIAQQLYANSIALFDCR, from the coding sequence GTGACGCCTGTATTTATCGATACCCATTGCCATTTTGACTTCCCTCCTTTTGTTCATCATGAACAAGAGAGCCTGACACTCGCCGCTGAATCTGGCGTCGAGCGTATTATTGTACCGGCGGTCACCAGCGAAATGTTTGACGGAATAGTTCAACTCACTCGCCAGTTTCCGGCGATTTACGGCGCCTTAGGTTTGCACCCGCTGTATATCGATTCACACCGGGAAGAAGGGTTACAGCAGTTAGCACAACGATTAGAACAGAATGACGGTAAGATTATTGCGGTAGGAGAGATTGGGCTGGATGACTATATGGAAACGCCACAGTCTGAACGGCAATTATGGCTGTTGTCAGAGCAACTTAAGCTGGCAAAGCGCTTTGATTTACCGGTGATTCTGCACTCTCGTCGCACCCATGATAAGTTGGCCAGTGTATTAAAACAGCATCCATTACCCCGCACAGGTGTCGTACACGGTTTTTCCGGCAGCTTGTCTCAGGCGCAGGCCTTTATCCGGTTGGGCTATTCTATCGGTGTTGGTGGTGTCATTACTTATGAGCGGGCGCAGAAAACTCGCAAGGTCATGGCTCAACTTCCGCTGACATCATTGGTATTAGAAACGGATGCGCCGGATATGCCGCTGTCAGGATTTCAGGGGCAGCCTAACCGACCAGAACGCGTTAAGTTAGTGTTTGAGCAACTGTGCCAACTGCGAAGCGAGCCGGCCAGTGAGATTGCTCAGCAGCTGTATGCCAATAGCATTGCGCTGTTTGATTGCCGTTAA
- a CDS encoding vWA domain-containing protein: protein MRRLPIYLMLDTSGSMTGEPIEAVKNGVQTLLSTLRQDPYALETAYLSVITFDSSARQVIPLTELLNFKSPDLVATGTTAFGEALSLLASSIEKEVQKTTAEIKGDWRPLVFIMTDGAPTDDWRKGLADFKKARTGVVVACAAGQHADTSVLQEVTEVVLQLDTADSNSIKAFFKWVSASISVGSQKVDSGQKEVTGLDDLPPPPPEVNVVL, encoded by the coding sequence ATGAGAAGACTTCCGATTTACCTGATGCTGGACACTTCTGGTTCGATGACCGGAGAACCCATTGAAGCAGTAAAAAATGGTGTTCAAACCCTGTTATCAACCCTACGACAGGATCCCTATGCATTAGAAACTGCCTATCTGTCTGTTATCACCTTTGATTCATCTGCCCGACAAGTTATCCCTCTCACTGAACTGCTGAACTTTAAATCCCCTGATTTAGTAGCGACCGGCACAACCGCCTTCGGCGAAGCCTTATCACTACTGGCCAGCAGCATTGAGAAAGAAGTACAAAAAACCACGGCAGAAATTAAAGGTGACTGGCGCCCGCTGGTATTTATCATGACCGACGGCGCACCAACCGATGACTGGCGTAAAGGTCTGGCTGACTTTAAGAAAGCACGTACCGGCGTGGTTGTTGCCTGTGCCGCAGGTCAACATGCAGACACTTCAGTGCTACAGGAAGTGACTGAAGTGGTACTCCAACTTGATACCGCAGATTCCAACTCCATCAAAGCCTTCTTCAAATGGGTATCTGCCAGTATTTCAGTCGGTAGTCAAAAAGTTGATTCAGGGCAAAAAGAAGTTACCGGCCTGGATGATTTACCTCCACCACCACCAGAAGTTAACGTTGTACTTTAA
- a CDS encoding YhcH/YjgK/YiaL family protein — MITGNIHHLALVPYLPAKLKQAIEYIKSNITDDTPLGKHDIDGNNVFVLISNDSTDELQNRRAEYHERYLDIQIVLKGEEGMVFSNLPAGTPTDNWLADKDIAFLPSGEQEKQMIMQEGDFIVFYPGEVHKPLCAVGKPAHVRKAVVKMLVSAL; from the coding sequence ATGATTACCGGAAACATCCATCATTTAGCGCTTGTCCCTTACCTGCCAGCCAAGCTGAAACAGGCTATCGAATACATTAAAAGCAACATCACCGACGATACGCCATTAGGTAAACATGACATCGATGGCAATAATGTATTTGTACTGATTTCCAACGATAGCACCGATGAACTGCAAAACCGTCGTGCTGAGTATCATGAACGCTATCTGGATATTCAAATCGTACTGAAAGGTGAAGAAGGTATGGTATTCAGTAACTTGCCAGCTGGCACACCTACCGATAACTGGCTGGCAGATAAAGACATCGCTTTTTTGCCTTCTGGCGAACAGGAAAAACAGATGATTATGCAGGAAGGTGACTTTATCGTCTTCTACCCGGGCGAAGTACACAAACCCCTGTGCGCCGTTGGCAAACCGGCTCATGTCCGTAAGGCTGTGGTTAAAATGTTGGTGAGCGCGCTGTAA
- the argF gene encoding ornithine carbamoyltransferase, with amino-acid sequence MPQFYQRHLLRLLDFSPNEIAALLALSAKLKKDKKSGTEQPLLNGKNIALIFEKDSTRTRCAFEVAAFDQGARVTYLGPSGSQIGHKESIKDTARVLGRMYDGIQYRGFGQKIVETLAEFSGVPVWNGLTDEFHPTQILADLLTMQEHSPQKSLSQIKFAYLGDARNNMGNSLLEGAALMGMDIRLVAPKACWPQESLVESCQAIAKKTGARITLTENVAQGVEGVDYLYTDVWVSMGEPKEVWKERIALLKPYQVNQAMIELTHNPQVKFLHCLPAFHDDQTVMGKQMAEQYGLHGGMEVTDEVFESVHSVVFDQAENRMHTIKAVMVATLVYTY; translated from the coding sequence ATGCCTCAGTTCTATCAGCGTCATCTGCTTCGGTTACTTGATTTTAGCCCAAATGAAATTGCCGCATTGCTGGCTTTATCCGCCAAACTCAAAAAAGATAAAAAAAGTGGAACTGAGCAGCCGTTATTAAACGGTAAGAATATTGCCTTAATTTTTGAGAAAGATTCCACCCGCACACGCTGTGCTTTTGAGGTAGCCGCTTTCGATCAGGGAGCGAGAGTCACTTATCTTGGCCCGAGCGGTAGTCAGATTGGGCATAAAGAGTCTATTAAAGATACCGCCCGGGTATTAGGGCGTATGTATGACGGTATCCAATATCGTGGTTTTGGTCAGAAAATTGTTGAAACACTGGCTGAATTCTCTGGCGTTCCGGTATGGAATGGCCTGACAGATGAATTTCATCCCACTCAGATTTTAGCTGACCTGTTAACTATGCAGGAACACTCACCGCAAAAATCCCTGTCTCAGATTAAGTTCGCCTACTTAGGGGACGCTCGCAACAATATGGGAAATTCGCTGCTGGAAGGGGCTGCACTGATGGGAATGGATATCCGTCTGGTGGCACCAAAAGCCTGCTGGCCGCAAGAATCTTTGGTGGAGAGCTGTCAGGCCATCGCTAAAAAGACCGGAGCCCGTATCACCCTGACGGAAAACGTCGCTCAGGGAGTTGAAGGGGTTGATTACCTGTATACCGATGTTTGGGTGTCGATGGGCGAGCCAAAAGAGGTGTGGAAAGAGCGTATTGCTTTACTTAAGCCTTATCAGGTTAATCAGGCCATGATTGAGTTAACCCACAATCCACAGGTGAAGTTTCTGCACTGCCTGCCTGCGTTTCATGACGATCAAACGGTCATGGGCAAACAGATGGCGGAACAGTATGGATTGCATGGCGGTATGGAAGTTACTGACGAGGTGTTTGAATCGGTGCACAGCGTAGTGTTTGATCAGGCGGAGAACCGGATGCATACCATTAAGGCAGTGATGGTGGCGACGTTGGTATACACATATTAG
- the prfC gene encoding peptide chain release factor 3 — MKDTSRAAEIACRRTFAIISHPDAGKTTITEKVLLFGQAIQTAGTVKGRGSNQHAKSDWMEMEKQRGISITTSVMQFPYKECLVNLLDTPGHEDFSEDTYRTLTAVDCCLMVIDAAKGVEDRTRKLMEVTRLRDTPILTFMNKLDRDIRDPMELLDEVESELKIMCSPITWPIGCGKLFKGVYHLYKDETYLYQSGKGHTIQEVRIVKGLNNPELDAAVGEDLAAQLREELELVQGASHEFELESFLAGELTPVFFGTALGNFGVDHMLDGLVDWAPAPMPRKTDVREVSATEEKFSGFVFKIQANMDPKHRDRVAFMRVVSGTYEKGMKLRQVRLGKDVVISDALTFMAGDRSHVEEAYPGDIIGLHNHGTIQIGDTFTQGEDMKFTGIPNFAPELFRRIRLKDPLKQKQLLKGLVQLSEEGAVQVFRPIANNDLIVGAVGVLQFDVVVARLKSEYNVEAIYESVNVSTARWIECSDAKKLEEFKRKNELNVALDGGENLSYIAPTMVNLNLTQERYPDIVFRKTREH; from the coding sequence ATGAAAGATACGTCAAGAGCTGCCGAGATCGCGTGCCGACGCACGTTTGCGATTATTTCTCACCCCGATGCGGGTAAAACAACCATCACTGAAAAAGTTCTGTTGTTTGGACAGGCAATTCAGACCGCCGGTACGGTAAAAGGGCGTGGTTCCAATCAGCATGCCAAGTCCGACTGGATGGAAATGGAAAAGCAGCGCGGTATTTCGATTACTACCTCGGTAATGCAGTTCCCGTATAAAGAGTGTCTGGTAAACCTGCTAGATACCCCGGGGCATGAGGACTTCTCTGAAGATACTTACCGTACGCTAACCGCCGTTGACTGTTGTTTGATGGTTATCGATGCGGCAAAAGGTGTAGAAGATCGTACCCGTAAGCTAATGGAAGTTACTCGCCTGCGCGATACGCCAATTTTAACCTTTATGAACAAGCTGGACCGGGATATTCGCGATCCTATGGAGCTGCTGGATGAGGTAGAGAGTGAACTGAAAATTATGTGTTCACCGATCACCTGGCCAATTGGCTGCGGTAAGCTATTTAAAGGGGTTTATCACTTATATAAAGATGAAACCTATCTGTATCAAAGCGGTAAAGGCCATACCATTCAGGAAGTTCGTATTGTAAAAGGGCTGAATAACCCGGAACTGGATGCGGCGGTGGGTGAAGATTTAGCCGCACAACTGCGTGAAGAGCTGGAACTGGTACAAGGCGCTTCCCATGAATTTGAACTGGAGTCTTTCCTTGCGGGTGAATTGACGCCGGTATTCTTTGGTACTGCATTGGGTAACTTTGGTGTAGACCATATGCTGGACGGCTTAGTTGACTGGGCTCCGGCACCAATGCCGCGTAAAACCGATGTACGTGAAGTTTCTGCTACGGAAGAGAAATTTTCTGGTTTTGTGTTTAAGATTCAGGCCAATATGGACCCGAAACACCGTGACCGCGTGGCCTTTATGCGTGTAGTGTCAGGCACTTATGAGAAAGGAATGAAACTGCGTCAGGTTAGATTGGGCAAAGATGTGGTTATCTCTGATGCTCTGACTTTCATGGCCGGTGACCGTTCTCATGTGGAAGAAGCTTATCCGGGCGATATTATTGGCCTGCATAACCACGGTACTATTCAGATCGGTGATACCTTCACTCAGGGTGAAGATATGAAATTCACCGGTATTCCAAACTTTGCTCCAGAGCTGTTCCGTCGCATTCGCCTGAAAGATCCTCTGAAACAGAAGCAACTACTGAAAGGGCTGGTGCAGCTTTCAGAAGAGGGTGCGGTTCAGGTATTCCGCCCAATCGCCAATAATGACCTGATTGTGGGTGCCGTTGGGGTACTTCAGTTTGATGTGGTTGTGGCTCGCCTGAAGAGCGAATATAACGTAGAAGCAATTTATGAGTCAGTAAACGTTTCTACGGCCCGCTGGATTGAATGCAGTGATGCGAAAAAACTGGAAGAGTTTAAGCGTAAAAACGAGCTGAACGTGGCGTTAGACGGTGGTGAAAACTTGAGCTATATCGCGCCAACCATGGTTAATCTGAATCTGACTCAAGAACGTTATCCGGACATTGTGTTCCGTAAAACGCGTGAGCATTAA
- a CDS encoding YtjB family periplasmic protein, with protein sequence MTKRLKFKFHLHRIVIVLFCLALLVALMQGVSYFSLNSQAAQAKQSQELARTLAKQVTFTLAPLLDGPVDGVDDQKIKSILQHLTEHSRILDASVYQVDGTLIAQQGDGTSVRDRLALDGQRPGSYFNQQIVEMINSKDGPLGFIRLTLDTHVLATESEQVDNTTNMLRLMLLLAMVIGIILGRTLLMQQRSGWKKSPYLLTAGNSEPEEVSHPASDVQKPVHKVHKKKRPHKKRPYR encoded by the coding sequence ATGACCAAACGGCTTAAGTTCAAATTCCACCTACATCGGATTGTTATCGTTCTGTTCTGTCTGGCATTATTAGTGGCCCTGATGCAGGGAGTTTCCTATTTCAGCTTAAACAGTCAGGCAGCACAAGCGAAACAATCTCAGGAACTGGCCCGCACGCTGGCAAAGCAGGTGACATTTACCCTTGCTCCACTGTTAGACGGCCCGGTTGATGGTGTTGATGACCAGAAAATTAAGAGCATTCTACAACATCTGACAGAACATAGTCGGATCCTTGACGCTTCTGTATATCAAGTGGATGGCACGTTGATTGCGCAACAGGGTGATGGTACCAGTGTAAGAGACCGGCTCGCGCTTGATGGGCAACGCCCCGGTAGCTATTTCAATCAGCAGATCGTAGAAATGATTAATAGCAAAGATGGGCCACTGGGATTTATCCGCCTGACGCTGGACACTCACGTGCTGGCAACAGAATCTGAACAGGTGGACAATACCACCAATATGCTACGTCTGATGCTACTGCTGGCGATGGTGATTGGTATTATTCTGGGCCGCACGTTACTGATGCAGCAACGTAGCGGATGGAAAAAGTCGCCTTATTTGTTAACCGCCGGAAATTCAGAACCAGAAGAAGTGTCTCATCCTGCTTCTGACGTTCAAAAACCGGTACATAAAGTGCATAAGAAGAAGCGTCCACACAAAAAGCGTCCCTACCGTTAA
- the osmY gene encoding molecular chaperone OsmY — protein sequence MKNVPLARSIIAIVFSTVVVSGSAWAEETVATKAENAVEKVSTSIDKSVDKVGSSIDKSMKKVDSFMGDSTITAKIKSALLDHKSIESTHISVETTAGVVTLSGFVTSTEQMTQANEVVEKVEGVKSVSNKLQVQEDKSGTVEGYVSDSAITSEVKAKFLADKIVPSRKIKVETSEGVVLLTGNVDKATQAKQAESIAKQVKGVKTVKNDLVVKH from the coding sequence ATGAAAAATGTACCCTTAGCACGTTCTATTATCGCCATAGTATTCAGTACGGTTGTTGTCAGCGGGAGCGCATGGGCTGAAGAAACCGTGGCAACTAAGGCCGAAAATGCCGTTGAAAAAGTCAGTACATCCATTGATAAGTCGGTTGATAAAGTTGGCTCTTCTATCGATAAGTCGATGAAGAAAGTCGATAGCTTTATGGGCGACAGCACCATTACCGCAAAAATAAAAAGTGCGTTGTTAGACCATAAAAGTATTGAAAGTACACATATCTCCGTTGAAACCACGGCCGGTGTCGTCACCCTGAGTGGTTTTGTCACCAGTACCGAACAGATGACCCAGGCCAATGAAGTGGTAGAAAAGGTCGAAGGGGTGAAATCTGTTAGCAACAAACTTCAGGTACAAGAAGATAAAAGCGGTACGGTAGAGGGTTATGTGAGTGACTCTGCGATTACCAGCGAAGTTAAAGCCAAATTCCTGGCAGATAAAATCGTCCCTTCTCGCAAAATCAAAGTTGAAACCAGCGAAGGGGTGGTCTTACTAACCGGTAATGTTGATAAAGCGACTCAGGCTAAACAGGCTGAAAGTATCGCTAAACAAGTAAAAGGCGTTAAAACCGTGAAAAACGATTTGGTTGTAAAACACTAA
- the rsmC gene encoding 16S rRNA (guanine(1207)-N(2))-methyltransferase RsmC: MSAFCPASEVMLRHTDEFTERRVLFAGDLQDDLPCQFEAKEVRVHCSQYHHWRQLARTLGEKAQFSLLPAPELLDGCDTLVFYWPKSKQEAQFQLNALLSQLPVGTDLFIVGENRSGVRSAETLLADFGPIAKIDSARRCSLYHFRSERQAQFDVSQWWDEYQVDDVIVKTLPGVFSRDGFDVGSQLLLSALDNVKGKVLDVGCGAGVLSAILAHENPDITLTLSDVNAAALESSKATISANGLQGKVIASDVFSDIEGRFDLIISNPPFHDGLQTNLTAAESLIRGATKHLQLGGRLCIVANAFLPYPDLLDATFGSHEVLAQTGRFKVYQSIMGRPSSAPKDKKTANKR, translated from the coding sequence ATGTCCGCTTTTTGTCCGGCCAGTGAAGTGATGCTGCGCCATACCGATGAGTTTACCGAACGCCGCGTATTATTTGCTGGCGATCTGCAAGACGATCTTCCCTGCCAGTTTGAGGCCAAAGAAGTTCGGGTTCACTGTTCTCAGTATCACCACTGGCGTCAGCTCGCTCGTACGCTGGGGGAAAAAGCCCAGTTTAGCTTACTGCCGGCACCAGAACTGCTTGATGGCTGCGATACTCTGGTTTTCTACTGGCCTAAAAGCAAGCAGGAAGCACAGTTTCAATTAAATGCCCTGCTCAGCCAGCTACCTGTAGGTACAGATCTGTTTATTGTTGGTGAAAACCGCAGTGGCGTGCGCAGCGCCGAAACATTGTTAGCCGATTTTGGCCCCATCGCTAAAATTGACAGCGCTCGTCGCTGTAGCCTTTACCACTTCCGTTCAGAACGTCAGGCACAGTTTGATGTATCTCAATGGTGGGATGAGTATCAGGTTGATGATGTAATAGTAAAAACATTGCCGGGTGTGTTCAGCCGCGATGGGTTTGATGTGGGTAGCCAGTTACTGCTTTCCGCCCTGGATAACGTAAAAGGCAAAGTACTGGACGTAGGCTGCGGTGCAGGTGTGCTATCAGCAATTCTTGCTCATGAAAATCCGGACATTACTCTGACGCTAAGCGATGTTAACGCAGCCGCACTTGAATCCAGCAAAGCCACTATCAGCGCCAATGGATTACAAGGCAAAGTGATTGCCAGCGATGTGTTCTCTGATATTGAAGGGCGTTTTGACTTGATTATCTCTAATCCGCCGTTTCATGATGGGTTACAGACCAATTTAACCGCCGCTGAGTCTCTGATCCGTGGTGCAACAAAACATCTGCAACTAGGGGGGCGGTTATGTATCGTTGCTAACGCCTTCCTGCCTTACCCGGACCTTCTGGATGCTACTTTTGGCAGCCATGAAGTCTTGGCTCAAACCGGACGCTTTAAAGTCTATCAATCCATCATGGGCCGTCCATCATCAGCACCGAAAGACAAAAAAACCGCAAATAAACGATAA
- a CDS encoding DNA polymerase III subunit psi — MTTSRRDWQLEQMGIRQYQLRRPAALQGEVAMVLPANLKVILLAETLPALSSPLMQDILRAMLLSVEQVYCLTPEQAMMVPEDTRCVFWLMGVAQCPDLPAALAELPVLSTPTLPELADNPEAKRTLWQQICRDEYHFLPQAG; from the coding sequence ATGACGACATCACGGCGTGACTGGCAACTGGAACAAATGGGCATCAGGCAGTATCAGCTGAGGCGTCCGGCTGCGTTACAGGGGGAAGTTGCTATGGTTTTGCCAGCTAACCTCAAAGTGATTCTGTTAGCAGAAACGTTACCTGCGCTTTCTTCTCCTTTGATGCAGGATATTTTGCGAGCCATGTTACTTTCGGTGGAACAGGTTTATTGTCTGACACCTGAACAGGCCATGATGGTGCCGGAAGATACCCGTTGCGTATTCTGGCTGATGGGCGTGGCGCAATGTCCTGATTTACCCGCTGCTCTGGCTGAGTTACCGGTCTTAAGTACTCCTACGCTGCCTGAACTGGCGGATAATCCTGAAGCAAAACGTACCTTATGGCAGCAGATTTGTCGCGATGAATACCATTTCCTTCCTCAAGCCGGATGA
- a CDS encoding CsbD family protein has product MMNSDIILGRLKQWKGSIRLWWAEMAGIEDEFFAGNSDWLSGILQEDYGKEQERVSSESGTHH; this is encoded by the coding sequence ATGATGAATAGTGATATTATTCTGGGCAGACTAAAGCAGTGGAAAGGTTCTATCCGACTCTGGTGGGCCGAGATGGCCGGTATAGAAGATGAATTTTTTGCCGGAAACAGTGATTGGCTCTCGGGAATTCTGCAAGAGGATTACGGAAAAGAGCAAGAAAGGGTATCCTCTGAATCGGGAACCCATCATTAA
- a CDS encoding Gfo/Idh/MocA family protein, with product MIRFAVIGTNWITQRFIDAAHATGKLKLTAVYSRSLESARAFAEPNQVTLLFDDLQALAESQEIDAVYIASPNSLHYSQALLMLQHHKHVMCEKPLASHIQEVETLIACANKHQVVLFEGFKTAWLPNFILLQQMLLRIGKVRKVFINYCQYSSRYQRYLDGENPNTFNPAFSNGSIMDIGYYCLASAISLFGEPKGLDASAGLLDSGVDGHGTVWMNYGYFDVVLFHSKVSNSDIPSEIQGEDGTLIIEKISECQKIIFTPRGGPSEDISLPQHENTMFYEATVFAGLIERQCIDHAGIPVSRSTSRILTEIRALTGVKFPADTPTGLSH from the coding sequence ATGATTCGATTTGCTGTTATTGGAACCAACTGGATTACTCAACGCTTTATTGACGCTGCACATGCTACCGGAAAGCTGAAACTCACTGCGGTATATTCTCGTTCGTTGGAAAGTGCTCGCGCCTTTGCTGAACCTAATCAGGTAACGCTGCTGTTTGACGACCTTCAGGCGTTGGCCGAAAGCCAGGAGATTGATGCGGTATACATCGCCAGCCCTAACTCTCTTCACTATTCACAAGCACTACTCATGCTACAGCACCATAAACATGTAATGTGCGAAAAGCCTTTGGCTTCACATATTCAGGAAGTAGAAACCCTGATTGCCTGTGCCAATAAACATCAGGTGGTGCTGTTTGAAGGGTTTAAAACCGCCTGGTTACCTAACTTTATTCTGCTACAACAGATGCTGCTGCGTATTGGTAAAGTGCGTAAAGTATTTATTAACTACTGCCAGTACTCTTCCCGCTACCAACGTTATCTGGACGGTGAGAACCCTAATACCTTTAATCCTGCGTTTTCCAACGGCTCAATCATGGATATTGGTTACTACTGTCTGGCCAGTGCTATCAGCCTGTTTGGTGAACCGAAAGGACTGGATGCCAGTGCAGGATTGCTGGATTCCGGAGTAGATGGACACGGAACGGTTTGGATGAACTACGGTTATTTTGATGTGGTTCTGTTCCATTCCAAGGTAAGTAATTCTGATATTCCCAGTGAAATACAGGGAGAAGACGGTACTTTGATAATCGAGAAAATATCTGAGTGTCAGAAAATTATCTTTACCCCACGGGGCGGTCCGTCAGAGGACATTTCCCTGCCACAGCACGAAAACACCATGTTCTATGAAGCAACCGTCTTTGCCGGACTCATTGAACGGCAGTGTATTGACCATGCCGGCATTCCGGTCTCACGCAGTACCTCTCGTATTCTGACTGAGATACGCGCGCTTACCGGTGTAAAATTTCCGGCAGACACGCCAACAGGACTGTCTCATTGA
- the rraB gene encoding ribonuclease E inhibitor RraB, producing the protein MANDELSILLEEQREETRLIIEELLEDGSDPDALYAIEHHLSAEDFDTLEKAAVEAFKLGYEVTEPEELEVEDGLIVLCCDVISEVSLNADIIDKQVEQLIKLADRYNINYDGWGTYFEDPNGSDDDEDDGEYPVDEDDNGTRH; encoded by the coding sequence ATGGCTAACGACGAACTAAGTATCCTGCTGGAAGAACAACGCGAAGAGACCCGCCTGATTATCGAAGAGCTGCTGGAAGATGGCAGCGATCCTGATGCACTGTACGCTATCGAACATCACCTTTCCGCAGAAGATTTCGATACGCTGGAAAAAGCAGCAGTAGAAGCGTTTAAACTCGGCTATGAAGTGACCGAGCCGGAAGAATTAGAAGTAGAAGATGGCTTAATCGTTCTTTGTTGTGATGTGATCAGTGAAGTTTCTCTCAACGCTGATATCATTGATAAACAAGTTGAACAGCTTATTAAGCTTGCGGATCGCTACAACATCAATTACGACGGTTGGGGCACCTATTTCGAAGATCCTAACGGTAGCGATGATGATGAGGACGACGGCGAATATCCTGTGGATGAGGATGATAACGGAACACGCCATTAA
- a CDS encoding BON domain-containing protein: MKIAKSLAALLGAIIMTIAVAGCSPTAKTEGTGGYIDDSVITTKVKAALLGEKTIRSTQITVTTFKGKVQLSGFVRSKDESNAAEDVAKTVVGVHSVENSLLVK, from the coding sequence ATGAAGATTGCAAAGTCACTTGCAGCCCTGTTGGGTGCCATTATTATGACCATCGCAGTCGCCGGCTGTTCACCTACGGCGAAAACTGAAGGTACCGGTGGATATATTGATGACTCAGTGATTACCACAAAAGTAAAAGCCGCGCTTTTAGGTGAAAAAACCATTCGCTCCACCCAAATTACCGTCACCACATTTAAAGGCAAAGTTCAGCTAAGTGGTTTTGTGCGTTCTAAAGATGAATCCAACGCCGCTGAAGATGTGGCTAAAACCGTAGTCGGAGTACATTCTGTAGAGAACTCTCTGCTGGTAAAATAA